The Paenibacillus yonginensis genome segment ATTAGCCACATTATGTTTGCCAAGCAGCGGAAGCGTGTAGGCAGTCTGCGGATAATAACGGCTTGCCGTAAAGGTCGTTCCGGCCTCCAGGAACATCATGCCGGTCGGATAAAGATCATTGTTCTCGCTTAAACCGAAGGTCACGGTTTGAAGCCCTTCAGGTTTGACGGTTCCCGGTTCGCCCAGAACCTGAGGAATCAGCGGCTCATCGCCGTTGTAAACAAACAAGCCGTTCGGCTTCATCCCCGCCAAAATTTCCAGCTTCGCGCGGGCTATCTCTTCTCGCGAGCCCAAATGCTCCAGGTGGGACTCGCCGATGTTCGTCACGATCGCCGTCTCCGGACGGGCAATGGAGGAGAGCAGCTCGATTTCGCGGCGGGCGCTCATCCCCATTTCCAGCACGGCCATTTCCGTATCCTCTGGCATGGAGAGGATCGTAAGCGGCAAGCCGATATGGTTATTATAATTGCCCTGCGTCTTATGCACTTTATAAGTCGTAGACAGAAGGGACGTTACAATATCTTTGGTTGTAGTTTTGCCGTTGCTGCCTGTAATGCCGATGACACGGGCTCCGCATTGTTCCAGGTACGCTTTAGCGAGCTGCTGAAGCGCAGATAACGTATCTTCAACCAGAATAACCGGGCCTTCTGCCGGATAATCGTTACGGCTGCGGGACCAGAGCACAGCTCCGGCGCCCTGCCGAAGGCTCTCGGCTGCAAAATGATGCCCGTCAAAGTTCTCCCCGGTCAACGGGACAAACAAAACGTTCTCGGATAATTTACGCGAGTCCGTCGTAACACCTTGAATGCGGGCATCCGCCCCGTTCTCCCGGCCGGCCGGCATTATTAATTGTCCGCCGCACATGGCGGCAATTTCTTGTAAAGTTCTTGTTATCACTTTGTCAAACCCCTTATAGCTTCTTTGGCAACGATACGATCGTCGAAATCATGAACCTGGCCGCCGATAAGTTGGTAGGTTTCATGGCCTTTTCCCGCAATCAATACTACATCTCCGGGGCTTGCCATTTCAATAGCTTTGTGAATGGCTTCACGCCGGTCTTCGATCAGCTCATATTGCGTTGTGGCCGTTTGAGGGTCTTTAAGCCCCGCTTCAATGTCCATCAGAATCTGCTGCGGATTCTCCGTCCGCGGATTATCGGAGGTTACGACCACATAGTTGCTGTATTTCGCGGCAATTCCGCCCATAAGCGGACGTTTTGTCTTGTCTCGGTCGCCGCCGCAGCCAAACACGGTGATGATCCTGCCTTCCGCAAAATCCTTGATCGTCTTGAGCACGTTCTCCAGTCCATCCGGCGTATGGGCATAATCTACGATAACCGCATAGGGCTGGCCTTCAACCACCGCCTCTACCCTGCCGTCAACCCCCTTGACCGTTTCGAGGCTTGCCTTGATCGTCTCCAGCGGTATTCCCTCGAGCAAGGCGGCCGTGATTGCCGCAAGCGCATTATAGACGTTAAATTTCCCTACCATCTGCAGGGTAATATCCGCTGCTCCGGCGAAGGACTGAACATGGAACTCCGTGCCACGCGCTGTTACCTTGATTTGAAAAGCCTGCACATCGGCCTTCTTTTCCACTCCGTATGTAAGAACTTCTGCGGCTGTCTGTTTGGCAAAATAAGCGGACGCTTCATCATCCGCATTCAAGACGGCATATTTGCGGTCCGCCTCCTGTTCGGCATAACCGTTGCCCAGCCGGGAGAAAAACAGCCCCTTGGCTGCCCGGTAGTCCTCCATCGTCTTGTGGTAGTCCAAATGGTCCTGAGTCAAATTAGTGAAAATCGCCGTACGGAATTCGGTTCCCTTTACACGGCCCTGCTCCAACGCATGGGAAGAGACCTCCATGACGCAATAATCGGTTTTGCTCTCCACCATTTCGTGCAGGTAACTTTGCAGATCAAGAGCCTCCGGCGTCGTTCCGGACATCGGATAAGCCTCGCCGTTCACCTTGCGCTGAATCGTGCCGATCAGGCCCGTCTTTTTGCCGGCATGCTCCAGAATGCTGTCGAGAAGATACGTCGTCGTGGTCTTCCCGTTGGTGCCTGTGATGCCAATAACCTTTAATTTCCGGCTTGGAAAATGAAAATACACATTGGCCAGCACGGCCATGGCCAGACGGGCATCCTTCACCAGCAGCTGCGGCAGCCGGCTGCCCGGCAAATGCCGCTCGACAACAAGCGCCGCTGCTCCCTTAGCTTCTGCCTGGGCGGCAAAGTCATGTCCATCCACGGTGTGTCCCGGCAAACAAATAAACAGATCCCCGGAAACAACTTTCCGGGAATCAATCTGAATATTTTGGCAGGAGGAGCTCCCGTCACCGATAATTACCGAACCGGCCAGACAGGCCGCAAGATCTTTTAGCTGCATTGTATACCCCTCCATGTTCCTGATTACTAGTAGTATAGTCATCTTTGCGGCGTTTAACTGCCGCTTTTGTTGTTCTTCTCCTGCTCTTCTACTGCAGAATCGGCTTCTTTCTCGCTGCCCATATAAATCCGGATGGTAGAACCCTTTTGCACGCGCGCTCCGGCCTTAGGAGCCTGACTGATCACGTAGTTGCCGGAACCGGATCTCGCCAGCATAAAGTTCGAATTCATATCCTCGTATATATCTTCAACCGATTGCCCCACCAAATCCGGCACCGTAACGGTTGGCGTTTCTCCGTATTTGTATTTCTTGCTGAGCTGATCGGTTCTAGGTTTGACGCCCATATATTCGAGGGAACTTTTCAAAATGTTTTTGACGATCGGCGCCGCGACCACGCCCCCGAACTGAATGCCTTGCGGATTATCCACAGCAGTGTAAACGATAATTTGCGGGTCGTCTGCCGGTGCGAAGCCGATAAACGATACAATATGTTCGTTCGCCGAATAACGTCCGTTCACGACCTTCTGCGCTGTCCCCGTTTTGCCGCCTACCCGGTATCCGTCAATAAAGGCGTTGCCTCCGGTACCGTTAGCTACGACGCTTTCGAGCGCTGATCGGATCTGGGCGGAGGTCCCTTCGGAAATGACCCTGCGCACCAGCTCAGGCTGCTCCTCCTGCACCGTTTGGCCGGTATCCGGATTAATCCAGGCCTTCGCAACATGCGGCTTATACAAATTGCCGCCGTTAATAGCCGCCGATACGGCCGCCACCTGCTGGATCGGGGTTACGGAGACGCCTTGGCCAAAAGCTGTTGTGGCCAGTTCGACCGGCCCGACCTGTGAAGGCTTGAACAATATGCCGTTCTCTTCACCGCCAAGGTCAATACCCGTTTTGCTGCCGAAGCCGAAGTCCTTAATATACTTGAAAAGCGTGTCTTTGCCAAGTTTCTGACCGAGTGCAACAAACCCCGGGTTGCAGGAATTCTCCACCACCTGCAGGAAGGTTTGGCTGCCGTGCCCGCCTTTTTTCCAGCAGCGAAGCGTTGCTCCTCCAACCTTGACATACCCGGGATCAAAGAAACGATCGTTCAGCAGATCGACCTTCTTCTCCTCCAAAGCCGCGGCCAGCGTGATAATTTTGAATGTGGAGCCCGGCTCGTAGGTCATCCAGATCGGCAGGTTCCGGTTGTAGACCTCCGAAGAATAGTCCTGATAGGATCCAGGTTCATACCCCGGCCTGGAGGCCATGCCGAGAATTTCCCCGTTCTTCGGATTCATCGCAATCGACCAGGCACCGTCGGCATTCAAATCGGTCATGGCCTTATCCAGCTCGCGCTCCATAATGCTTTGGATCGATTTGTCGATTGTAAGCTGCAGCGTCAAGCCGTCTTTCGGCTCTGCATATTTTTCGTCCGAGCCAGGCATCAGTCTGCCCGCCGCATCCGACAGAAACGAGATGCTGCCGGGAATGCCGTTCAGCTGAGAATCATATTTCTTCTCGACACCGGTTAACCCCTGATTGTCGATCCCCGTAAACCCGAGGATATGAGCCGCAAGTCCACCATAAGGATAATACCTTTTGTTGTCTTCGGCAACAACAATGCCCGGCAGCGCCAAATCACGAATTTGCTGCGCCTTCTCCATCGTAATTTTGCGTCCGCCGGGCTTGAGGTACACAGAGGATTGCTTTTTGGAAATCAGCTTAAGCACCTGCTCCTCCGTCATATCCAGGAGAGGGGCCAGCTTGCGGGCCGTGCCCGGCTTGTCTTTAATTTGAACCGGAATAGCCAAAATAGTCGGAGTGGTTATGTTGTAAGCAAGGGCCGTGCCATTGCGGTCCGTAATCTCTCCACGTTTGGGCGCAAAGAGGATGTTCCTCCGCCAATTGTCCTCCGCTTTGGCCGACAGCTCTTCACCTTTGACGAGCTGAACATACCCCAGCCTGACGATCAGCGCCGCAAACATAAAACATAAAATCAGCAGCAGCCATAACAAACGTTTGCGGATGGTTAAACCGGAAATCTTCATCATTACGCTTCCCCTTTCTTCCCTGAACACCGGGTGCTAAAGGCAGCTTTGGGGAACACGCCGGCATTGCGGCTTGTCAGCTGCCATATAGTACCATGCTTATTCAGAGCTTCGGGGGGTTAGAACAAGCTATCCTGGAGGCTCGCCGTCCTGAATGGTCTCCAATGCTTTTCCGCCATCCGGATCGGAATTGTCGCCGGACGAAGTGTCTAGTGTCGTTGACGGAGGAGCCAGCTTCAAATGCACTTTTCTTGTTCCGTCTTTGTTTGCGGTCACGGATTGCCCGGTTACATATCCTTCTCCTTCAGCCGTCACGGAAATCCCCATCAGCGACAGCACCTCCACGGCATCCCTGAGCGATTCACCTGTCAGATCCGGAACCGCCATCGTCTTGCTCTCCTCCGTCAGCAGGTAAACCACCTGCCCCGCCTCCATGGGCGTCCCTTCTTTCGGGAACTGGGAAATGACCTTGCTGCCTTTGCCGAGCGTCTCATACGCGATGCCGCTGTTGATCAGCTGGCTTGTAGCTTCCTTCAGCGTTTTCCCCTTCAAAGTAGGGGCTTTTGCTGAAGCGGCCGCTTTTGTATTTGGCTGTTCGGTAGTTGCAGTCGATTTAGGCACGCCCATATAAGGCAGCGCTTTGCTGACAATATCCTTGAAGACTGGAGCAGCTGCGGTACTGCCTCCCAGCTCCGAGTTCTGCGGCTGGTCAATGACAACCAGCACAACAATTTTGGGATCATTTACCGGGGCATACCCAATGAAGGATACAACGGATTTGGAGTAATCGTATTCGCCATTCACAACCTTGACAGCTGTGCCCGTCTTGCCGGCTACCCGATATCCGTCAATATAAGCATGACGGCCGGTACCAATTTTTTGGTCGGATACGACCTGTTCCAGATAGCTGCCTACCTCTTTGGCTTTATCCGGATCAATAACCTGCCGCACGAGCTTCGGTTTGGTTTCAGTCGTTTTTCCGGTGTTCGGATCGGTTATGGATTTGATGATATGCGGTTCAAGCAGCTTTCCGCCATTGGCCACCGCGGACACCGCGGCAACCTGCTGAATTGGCGTGACGAGCAGCTGTCCGTGTCCATAGGAAGCGGCAGCATAGTCGGCGGGGTACTGCATGTTTACCGTACCTTTAAGCTCACCCGGAAGCTCGATCCCCGTCTTCTGGCCGAAGCCGAATTTTTCAATGTAGTCCTTCAGCTTCTCAGGACCCAGCTTCTCATACCCCAGCTTGACGAAAGCTACGTTACTTGAACGTTTGACACCTTCCAAGAAGCTGATGGTTCCCCAGCCGGACCGGTTGATATCGTGAATCGTACGGCCCGGTACCCGGATGCTGCCGGACTGGTAGGTTTCATTCGGATTAAACAGCCCTTCCTGCACCGCTCCGGCCAGCGTTACGATTTTGAAGGTGGAGCCCGGTTCATAAACCGACGTCAAAGCATGGTTGGTGAAATTCTGCGGGTTATAATCCTCCCAATAAGTATTGGGATTAAAGGTTGGCATATTCGCCATGCCCAATATATCCATCGTCTTCGGATCGGCCGCAATCACCGTCATACTGATCGGCTTCAGATCGTCGTAGGCTTTCTTCATGGCCGTTTCGATATAATATTGAATCGTAGTATCGATGGTTAATTTGATATCGTCGCCATTTTTGACCGGCGTGTACATCTTGTCTGCTTTGGGCACTTCTATGCCCTTTGGATCGGCTTCGTACTGCAGCTCTCCGTCTTGCCCCTCGAGCTGTTTATTATAATATGCCTCCAGACCGGACACCGGTTCGCCTTCCCGGTTCATATAACCGAGGATGTGTGCAGCCAGCGACTGCTGGGGATAATACCGTTTGGTTTCATTGACAAAAGAGATTC includes the following:
- a CDS encoding UDP-N-acetylmuramoyl-tripeptide--D-alanyl-D-alanine ligase, which codes for MITRTLQEIAAMCGGQLIMPAGRENGADARIQGVTTDSRKLSENVLFVPLTGENFDGHHFAAESLRQGAGAVLWSRSRNDYPAEGPVILVEDTLSALQQLAKAYLEQCGARVIGITGSNGKTTTKDIVTSLLSTTYKVHKTQGNYNNHIGLPLTILSMPEDTEMAVLEMGMSARREIELLSSIARPETAIVTNIGESHLEHLGSREEIARAKLEILAGMKPNGLFVYNGDEPLIPQVLGEPGTVKPEGLQTVTFGLSENNDLYPTGMMFLEAGTTFTASRYYPQTAYTLPLLGKHNVANALAAMAVAAHYEVSAENIRKGLEQTKLTGMRIELLKGTSGVTILNDAYNASPTSVRAALEVLASMNGYSRRIAVLGDMLELGADAERMHKDVGLFVTPDKADLVFAYGPLGAFIAEGAAEQLPAGAVQAFVDKTKLIEALEAVIRPDDVVLIKASRGNRLEEVAQAVQHFTGKQS
- a CDS encoding UDP-N-acetylmuramoyl-L-alanyl-D-glutamate--2,6-diaminopimelate ligase encodes the protein MQLKDLAACLAGSVIIGDGSSSCQNIQIDSRKVVSGDLFICLPGHTVDGHDFAAQAEAKGAAALVVERHLPGSRLPQLLVKDARLAMAVLANVYFHFPSRKLKVIGITGTNGKTTTTYLLDSILEHAGKKTGLIGTIQRKVNGEAYPMSGTTPEALDLQSYLHEMVESKTDYCVMEVSSHALEQGRVKGTEFRTAIFTNLTQDHLDYHKTMEDYRAAKGLFFSRLGNGYAEQEADRKYAVLNADDEASAYFAKQTAAEVLTYGVEKKADVQAFQIKVTARGTEFHVQSFAGAADITLQMVGKFNVYNALAAITAALLEGIPLETIKASLETVKGVDGRVEAVVEGQPYAVIVDYAHTPDGLENVLKTIKDFAEGRIITVFGCGGDRDKTKRPLMGGIAAKYSNYVVVTSDNPRTENPQQILMDIEAGLKDPQTATTQYELIEDRREAIHKAIEMASPGDVVLIAGKGHETYQLIGGQVHDFDDRIVAKEAIRGLTK
- a CDS encoding stage V sporulation protein D; this translates as MKISGLTIRKRLLWLLLILCFMFAALIVRLGYVQLVKGEELSAKAEDNWRRNILFAPKRGEITDRNGTALAYNITTPTILAIPVQIKDKPGTARKLAPLLDMTEEQVLKLISKKQSSVYLKPGGRKITMEKAQQIRDLALPGIVVAEDNKRYYPYGGLAAHILGFTGIDNQGLTGVEKKYDSQLNGIPGSISFLSDAAGRLMPGSDEKYAEPKDGLTLQLTIDKSIQSIMERELDKAMTDLNADGAWSIAMNPKNGEILGMASRPGYEPGSYQDYSSEVYNRNLPIWMTYEPGSTFKIITLAAALEEKKVDLLNDRFFDPGYVKVGGATLRCWKKGGHGSQTFLQVVENSCNPGFVALGQKLGKDTLFKYIKDFGFGSKTGIDLGGEENGILFKPSQVGPVELATTAFGQGVSVTPIQQVAAVSAAINGGNLYKPHVAKAWINPDTGQTVQEEQPELVRRVISEGTSAQIRSALESVVANGTGGNAFIDGYRVGGKTGTAQKVVNGRYSANEHIVSFIGFAPADDPQIIVYTAVDNPQGIQFGGVVAAPIVKNILKSSLEYMGVKPRTDQLSKKYKYGETPTVTVPDLVGQSVEDIYEDMNSNFMLARSGSGNYVISQAPKAGARVQKGSTIRIYMGSEKEADSAVEEQEKNNKSGS
- a CDS encoding PASTA domain-containing penicillin-binding protein; translation: MTRRIKMRTLLIGGLTTLFFLVLMTRVFWIQVVNAGFWQDYAEKQWSKKEVIKAARGTITDRNGDTLAVDIPAYTVAVNPRIIDKYKIQAEVVEGLHSILGKPENELLELVNAKDKDGNLYAQREVRLEGWKVDLDIKNKVEALQKKLKEEHHIADSGISFVNETKRYYPQQSLAAHILGYMNREGEPVSGLEAYYNKQLEGQDGELQYEADPKGIEVPKADKMYTPVKNGDDIKLTIDTTIQYYIETAMKKAYDDLKPISMTVIAADPKTMDILGMANMPTFNPNTYWEDYNPQNFTNHALTSVYEPGSTFKIVTLAGAVQEGLFNPNETYQSGSIRVPGRTIHDINRSGWGTISFLEGVKRSSNVAFVKLGYEKLGPEKLKDYIEKFGFGQKTGIELPGELKGTVNMQYPADYAAASYGHGQLLVTPIQQVAAVSAVANGGKLLEPHIIKSITDPNTGKTTETKPKLVRQVIDPDKAKEVGSYLEQVVSDQKIGTGRHAYIDGYRVAGKTGTAVKVVNGEYDYSKSVVSFIGYAPVNDPKIVVLVVIDQPQNSELGGSTAAAPVFKDIVSKALPYMGVPKSTATTEQPNTKAAASAKAPTLKGKTLKEATSQLINSGIAYETLGKGSKVISQFPKEGTPMEAGQVVYLLTEESKTMAVPDLTGESLRDAVEVLSLMGISVTAEGEGYVTGQSVTANKDGTRKVHLKLAPPSTTLDTSSGDNSDPDGGKALETIQDGEPPG